In Armatimonadota bacterium, the genomic stretch GCCTGGTTTGAAGGCGGACAAACCCCAATTCATCGCCGACTTCCGGTCAAGAAGGGTTTCCGAAACATCAACCACAAGGAATACGCAATCATCAACCTGGATGACCTCGAAAAGCACTTTAGTGCCGGAGACTCGGTCACCCCAGAAAAGCTGATCAAGCTCGGCGTTATTCCTGGCATCAAGGACGGATTGAAGGTTTTGGCCTTTGGTTCGCTCTCCAAGAAGCTCACTGTCTCGGCACACAAGCTAAGCGCGGTTGCATCTGACAAGATCAAAGCTGCTGGCGGCGAGGTCGTCGTCCTGTGAGCCTCGGCGCAGGGTTCGGGCAAGTTGGACCGGGCGGCGGCGATAAGTCGCTGAAGTTCACGCTGGCGGATACGTTCCGACTCGCGTGGGCGGACCCAGATCTCAAAGCGCGCATTCTCTATATCTTAGGAATGTTCGCCGTCTACGCCCTGTGCGTTCACGTGCCGGTACCCATCCCTGGTGTATCGACCGCAGAGATTGAAGAGTTGGTGAAAAGCAACCAACTCTTCAATCTCCTCAACGTTTTTGGTGGTCGCGCGCTACAACGCATTTCGATCCTGGCACTAGGACTTAACCCCTACATCACTGCCAGCATTATCATGCAGATCATGACCGCGGCTACTCCTGCTTGGAAGAAAGAACTCCAAGAAGGTGGAGAGTACGCTCGAAAAGCTCAAAACAAGCGAACGAGACTGCTTTCTATCGGCCTGTGCATCGCTCAAGGATGGGGCCTGCTCTCCGTCCTGAAGGCAGCTCCGACGATCGCTACTGCGATGACACCGATGGTGCAATTCACGACTATCTTGTTCTGGACCACCGGCTCCATGTTCCTGATGTGGATCGGCGAAAGGCTTAGCGAAAAGGGCATCGGAAACGGTATGTCCTTGTTGATCTTTGCCGGCATCGTCATTGCATTCCCGGGCACGATCCAGCTCGTTTACGAAGCTTCGTTCGTCAACAAGACAAGTAACCCGATCAACCTTTTCTTGGTGCTCGGACTGTTCGTTTTGGCAACCTACTTCGTGACTTACTTCACGATCGCTCAGCGACGTATTCCGATTCAGCACGTTCGACGGCAGTTCGGCACGAAAGCAATGGGAGGCGGCTCGAGCTACCTACCATTTAGCGTGGTGATGGTCGGTGTTATCCCAATCATCTTCGCGTTCTCGCTGCTCACCTTGCCGCAGATGTTTGCGAATATGTTCCCGAAGGATAGTAGCGCACACAATGCACTGCTCAAGGTGTCGGAGTTCATTTATCCGAACTTCCAGAAGCCAGAGGGGTACATCGGCATTGTGTTCTTCATGCTGCTGATCTTCTTCTTCACCTACTTCTACACGGCGATTCAGTTCAACGTGGAAGACATTGCGAACAACCTAAAGAGAGCCGGATCGTTCATCCCTGGTGTACGACCTGGAAAGCAAACGAAGGACTTTTTGGACGCTGTAATTTCGAGGATCACCATTCTCGGCGCATTCTTCCTGTCCGTGGTTTCACTCAGCCAGTTCTTGGTTCCGGTGTTCATTAACGTGGCTAGCGTCGGCTGGCTGTTCGGGACGTCATTGCTCATTATGGTGAGCGTGGCTCTTGAGACCATGCGCCAGATTGAAGCGAATCTCTTGATGAAGCAATACGGTCAATAACAGGATTCGGCACGACATTTGCAGAAATAGTTACTGTGCGAATCGTACTCATCGGACCTCCAGGAGTTGGAAAAGGAACTCAAAGCGAACTGCTCACCGCAAGGCGGGGAGCAGTTCCGCTTTCTTCGGGGGCCATCTTCCGCTCCGAGATTGAAGCGCAAACCGACCTCGGAAATCTCGCCAAGCGCTACATCGACCAAGGTCGCCTCGTTCCAAACGGAGTGACCATCGAAATGATGGCTAAGCGGATGCGCTCACCAGAAGTCATCAAGAAGGGATACATCCTGGACGGATTTCCTCGCACGGTTGATCAGGCCAAGGCGCTCGATCTGATGCTCGAAGAACTTGACCA encodes the following:
- the rplO gene encoding 50S ribosomal protein L15, with amino-acid sequence MSLHKLTPNDGSTKRRRRVCRGIGSGLGKTGGRGTKGQKARRQIPAWFEGGQTPIHRRLPVKKGFRNINHKEYAIINLDDLEKHFSAGDSVTPEKLIKLGVIPGIKDGLKVLAFGSLSKKLTVSAHKLSAVASDKIKAAGGEVVVL
- the secY gene encoding preprotein translocase subunit SecY, yielding MSLGAGFGQVGPGGGDKSLKFTLADTFRLAWADPDLKARILYILGMFAVYALCVHVPVPIPGVSTAEIEELVKSNQLFNLLNVFGGRALQRISILALGLNPYITASIIMQIMTAATPAWKKELQEGGEYARKAQNKRTRLLSIGLCIAQGWGLLSVLKAAPTIATAMTPMVQFTTILFWTTGSMFLMWIGERLSEKGIGNGMSLLIFAGIVIAFPGTIQLVYEASFVNKTSNPINLFLVLGLFVLATYFVTYFTIAQRRIPIQHVRRQFGTKAMGGGSSYLPFSVVMVGVIPIIFAFSLLTLPQMFANMFPKDSSAHNALLKVSEFIYPNFQKPEGYIGIVFFMLLIFFFTYFYTAIQFNVEDIANNLKRAGSFIPGVRPGKQTKDFLDAVISRITILGAFFLSVVSLSQFLVPVFINVASVGWLFGTSLLIMVSVALETMRQIEANLLMKQYGQ